A genomic region of Procambarus clarkii isolate CNS0578487 chromosome 30, FALCON_Pclarkii_2.0, whole genome shotgun sequence contains the following coding sequences:
- the LOC138369936 gene encoding uncharacterized protein: MCLNVSIYIVLVVCYKKGCYTLGPYRLGLYTLGPYMLGPYRLGLYTLGPYMLGPYRLGLYTLGPYTLGPYRLGLYTLGPYMLGPYRLGLYTLGPYMLGPYRLGLYTLGPYTLGPYTLGH; the protein is encoded by the coding sequence ATGTGTCTGAATGTTTCGATATACATTGTATTGGTGGTCTGTTACAAGAAGGGTTGCTACACGTTGGGTCCCTACAGGTTGGGTCTCTACACGTTGGGTCCCTACATGTTGGGTCCCTACAGGTTGGGTCTCTACACGTTGGGTCCCTACATGTTGGGTCCCTACAGGTTGGGTCTCTACACGTTGGGTCCCTACACGTTGGGTCCCTACAGGTTGGGTCTCTACACGTTGGGTCCCTACATGTTGGGTCCCTACAGGTTGGGTCTCTACACGTTGGGTCCCTACATGTTGGGTCCCTACAGGTTGGGTCTCTACACGTTGGGTCCCTACACGTTGGGTCCCTACACGTTGGGTCACTAA